The following nucleotide sequence is from Synergistota bacterium.
TGCGGTTCTTCTTCGCGAAAGCTTTTCGGACAATCGCAATGGATGGGACATCGGTAGATTTGAAAGCGCGACTATAAGTATAGAAAATGGCCGTCTTTATTTCTATATAGAGGGTTCCTGGGAGTACTGGACGACGATTGAGCTTCCGAAGCTAAAGCGATTTAAGAAATATATAGTTGAGGTGACCGTTTCCAGAAAGGAAGGCTCTCAGGTTTATGGATATTACGGCATAGTATTTAAGGGGAAAGATGCCGATAATTGCTATATATTCTGGGAGGGAGACGATAGCTACTGGGCTGTTGAGAGGTTTATTAATTCTAAAAGCAAGCTCATAGTTAAGTGGCAGAAGGGACCGCAGATACTCGGTGCCTTGAGGGTGGTGGTCGATGGAAATAGATATAAGTTCTATCTCTTAAGCGGGGATGAGGTGAGGTATGTGGGAGAGGTCGAGGATTCAGAGATTAAAAACGGTGGAATTATCGGGGTTGCTGCATCCGGTCCCGCAAAAATCAGGTTTGACGACTTCAGGGTTATCATTCCCAGGGATGAGATTCTGAGGTAGCTTTTTTAAATTTCACCATTCCCAGAAGCGGGTTTATTTCGAAAACTACTTTTTCCTTTTTAGAGAGGAGGGGAGGTATCTCCCCTCGCCCTTTTCCTATTTCATCGAAAAATAGGGAGCTTCTTTCGGGATCTTTTATAAGGAATCTCATCCCTTCCCGCAACTTTAAGCTTTTTATCTTTTTGTATTTTCCGTCCTCTCCCGGTGCTTCCGCTATGATTTCCTCTTCTTTGAATAATAACTTCATCGTTGTGCACTTCGTTATGGCGAGTTCTCTTGCTTCCTCAATGAATGCTTTCACGATCTTTGCCTGC
It contains:
- a CDS encoding prepilin-type N-terminal cleavage/methylation domain-containing protein, whose protein sequence is MRKRGFTLLELLIVLLIIGLALSIISTNLGGFLETERLEAQAKIVKAFIEEARELAITKCTTMKLLFKEEEIIAEAPGEDGKYKKIKSLKLREGMRFLIKDPERSSLFFDEIGKGRGEIPPLLSKKEKVVFEINPLLGMVKFKKATSESHPWE